A segment of the Tissierellales bacterium genome:
ATTTTTGTAGTTTATTAAAAAGTCCTTCTCTTATAGTGAAAACTATTCTTTGGGATATTCCAGCCATTATCCACCCTTGTAAAAAAGTCATAAAACCTTCAGCTAAATACAAACCTATAAGTATGGCGATGAACATTTTTAGTAACTTAAAATCAACTCCCATTTTACCTATAGATATGACGTCAATAGCCTTACCTATAAAATAGGGTACTAATAATGCTAATATAGAACTTCCTACTACTAATATAAAAGTCACAACTAATAATCTTGTTTCTTTTTTAAAGTAAGTTCCTAACCTTTTTATAGTTTCTTTAAAGTTTTTTGGTTTAACCACTGAAGTCATTCTACCTCTACTGCCACCTTGCCTACCAAAGCCTCTATTTTTAGCCACTTAAATCACCGGCCTTTCCTACTTGAGAACGATATATATCTTGATAAATACTTGATTTCTCCATTAGTTCTTCGTGAATTCCTATACTTTCTATAGAACCATCACTATCTAAAACCACTATTTTATCAGCACCCATAACGGAAGTTATACGTTGAGCAATAGTTATAGATGTAGTATCTACTAAATATTTTTTTAATTCTCTCCTTATTTCCCCTTCAGTAGTTACATCTACTGCACTTGTACTATCATCTAGAATAAGAATATTAGGTTTCTTTACTAAAGCCCGGGCTATAGAAATTCTTTGCTTTTGACCACCAGAAAGATTTACTCCTCCTTGCCCTAGTATAGTATCGTAACCTTCTGGAAATGAAGTTATAAATTCGTGAGCTTGAGCAATTTTAGCTGCCTTTTCCACTTCAGACATAGGTATATCCCCATCACTCCAGCGAATATTTTCTCTAATTGTGCCGGAGAATAGTACAGATTTTTGAGGAACTATACCTATTATATCTCTTAATTCTTCTATATCTATATCTCTAATATCCACACCATCTACCTTTATACTCCCTTCATCTACATCATAAAATCTAGGTATTAATTTAACTAAACTACTTTTCCCTGAACCAGTAGAACCAATAATAGCTACTGTTTCACCAGGATTACAAGTAAAATTAATATTCTTCAATACTGGCTCACTACTTTCACCATAAGAAAAGTTAACATTTTCAAACCCTATTTTTCCTCTATATTCCCCTACCTTTGTAGAGACATCTTTAACCATTAGCCTGTTTTCTTCTTCAAAAACTTCACCTATTCTTTCAGCAGAGGCTTTTGCTCTAACAAACATAACAAATACATGGGAAATCATTATAAGAGAAAAAAGAATCTGAGCCATATAGTTAGTAAGTGCAATAATCTCTCCTACTTTCGCAGTTCCTTTATTAACTTTAAATCCTCCAAACCACAATACTAAAACTATAGCTATATTTACTATAAAAGAAACAATAGGTGCTAAAATAGCTATTCGTCTCATACCTTTAATAGATATATTAGCTAAATTTTTATTAGCATCATCAAAATTTTCTACTTCATAATCAAAACGATTAAAAGCTTTTACAACTCGGACTCCTCTTAAATATTCTCTCATTACTCCATTTATTTTATCTATAGCCTTTTGCATTTTCATAAAAAGAGGATAACCAGCTTTCATATTTAAAAATATTATAGCCGAAATAACTGGTATTGTTCCTATAAGAATTAAAGACATAGAAGGATTAATTATAATAGCCATTACAATACTTCCAATGCCTAAAATCGGTGCTTTAATAAATATTCTCATACTTCCATGAGCAAAATTTTGTAATTGAGTTACATCATTAGTTAATCTAGTTATGAGACTCCCTTCTTCAAAGTTATCAATATTTTCAAAGGAAAAATTTTGAATTTTTATAAATAAATCTTCTCTAAGTTGAGCACCAAATTTCTGTGATACAATACTTGCAATAATATTTCTAATAACAGCAGCAATAGCTCCAATTGCTGTAATTCCTAACATGACTCCACCCATATGTAGAACATAATTCAAATTATTTTCTGCCACTCCCCGGTCTACTATTTTTGCCATAATAGTAGGTTGCATCAAATCTGCTATAGCCTCAAGAGTTATAAATATTAATGCTAACACATAACTTTTCCAATACATTTTTATATACTTTTTTAGATAATCCATTTAAACACCGCCAATTTTCCTAATTACAAAGTTAGTATATGAAAATATGGCAGATTATAGCCTGCCATATTCATAATTATATATTATTCAGTTCTAAACTTACAGGACAATGATCACTACCCATAATATCAGGATGAATTTCAGCATCTTCCATAACATCTTTTAGTTTTTCAGACACAATAAAATAGTCAATCCTCCATCCTACATTTCTATCTCTAGACTTTCTCATATAGGACCACCAACTATAAGCATCTTTTTTGTCTGGATAGAAATATCTAAAGCTATCTATAAATCCAGCATCTAATAGTTCTGTCATTTTACTTCTTTCCTCATCGGTGAAACCAGCATTTTTTCTATTAGTACTTGGATTTTTTAAGTCAATTTCATTATGAGCAACATTTAAATCCCCGCATAAAATAACTGGTTTAATATCATCTAATTCCTTAAGATATTCTCTAAAATCATCTTCCCATTCCATTCTATAATCTAACCTAGTTAATCCTCTTTGAGAATTTGGAGTATAGACATTAACTAAGTAAAATTTATCAAATTCTAGAGTAATTACTCTTCCTTCCTTATCATGTTCTTCAATTCCAAGGCCGTATCGAACAGATAAAGGTTCTTCCTTTGTGAAAATAGCCGTTCCTGAATAACCTTTCTTCTCTGCATAATTCCAGTATTGGTGGTATCCTTCTAATTCTAAATCGATTTGTCCTTCTTGCAATTTAATTTCTTGTACACAAAAAATATCACCATCTAATTCATTAAAATAATCTAAAAAACCTTTCCGTACACAAGCTCTTAATCCATTTACATTCCAAGAATAAAGTTTCATATAATTTACCTCCATTGATTTCTAATGTTTCTTATTACTTGTCCAAT
Coding sequences within it:
- a CDS encoding ABC transporter ATP-binding protein, with the protein product MDYLKKYIKMYWKSYVLALIFITLEAIADLMQPTIMAKIVDRGVAENNLNYVLHMGGVMLGITAIGAIAAVIRNIIASIVSQKFGAQLREDLFIKIQNFSFENIDNFEEGSLITRLTNDVTQLQNFAHGSMRIFIKAPILGIGSIVMAIIINPSMSLILIGTIPVISAIIFLNMKAGYPLFMKMQKAIDKINGVMREYLRGVRVVKAFNRFDYEVENFDDANKNLANISIKGMRRIAILAPIVSFIVNIAIVLVLWFGGFKVNKGTAKVGEIIALTNYMAQILFSLIMISHVFVMFVRAKASAERIGEVFEEENRLMVKDVSTKVGEYRGKIGFENVNFSYGESSEPVLKNINFTCNPGETVAIIGSTGSGKSSLVKLIPRFYDVDEGSIKVDGVDIRDIDIEELRDIIGIVPQKSVLFSGTIRENIRWSDGDIPMSEVEKAAKIAQAHEFITSFPEGYDTILGQGGVNLSGGQKQRISIARALVKKPNILILDDSTSAVDVTTEGEIRRELKKYLVDTTSITIAQRITSVMGADKIVVLDSDGSIESIGIHEELMEKSSIYQDIYRSQVGKAGDLSG
- a CDS encoding exodeoxyribonuclease III, with the protein product MKLYSWNVNGLRACVRKGFLDYFNELDGDIFCVQEIKLQEGQIDLELEGYHQYWNYAEKKGYSGTAIFTKEEPLSVRYGLGIEEHDKEGRVITLEFDKFYLVNVYTPNSQRGLTRLDYRMEWEDDFREYLKELDDIKPVILCGDLNVAHNEIDLKNPSTNRKNAGFTDEERSKMTELLDAGFIDSFRYFYPDKKDAYSWWSYMRKSRDRNVGWRIDYFIVSEKLKDVMEDAEIHPDIMGSDHCPVSLELNNI